A single genomic interval of Candidatus Polarisedimenticolaceae bacterium harbors:
- a CDS encoding ammonium transporter has product MNAADTAFVLAATGLVLLMTPALALFYGGLVRSKNALNTMMMSFAAFGAAGIAWALAGYSLAFAPGNAFVGGLDHLFLRGVDLQPKGTIPHLLFMAYQGTFAVITAALVSGAIVERMRFSAYLAFIGLWTLVVYAPVAHWVWGGGWLGTLGALDFAGGTVVHVNAGVAALVAALLLGPRKDYGRLAVLPHNVPLVLLGAGLLWFGWLGFNGGSALAANEGAVLAAVNTVLAPMATVLVWMILDQIRTKHMTAVGAATGIVVGLVAITPAAGFVSPQAALLLGAVAALPSYYGIQYRARTRLDDSLDVTPAHGLGGLVGALLTGVFATKAWTGSEGIFSGSLKQVGIQAAGVLAT; this is encoded by the coding sequence AGCGGATACGGCCTTCGTCCTGGCCGCCACCGGCCTCGTCCTGCTCATGACCCCGGCGCTCGCGCTCTTCTACGGCGGGCTCGTCCGTTCCAAGAACGCCCTCAACACGATGATGATGTCGTTCGCCGCGTTCGGGGCGGCCGGGATCGCGTGGGCGCTCGCCGGGTACTCCTTGGCGTTCGCGCCGGGGAACGCGTTCGTCGGCGGTCTCGATCACCTCTTCCTTCGGGGTGTGGACCTGCAGCCGAAGGGAACGATCCCCCACCTGCTCTTCATGGCGTACCAGGGGACCTTCGCGGTCATCACCGCGGCGCTCGTCTCCGGCGCCATCGTCGAGCGGATGCGTTTCTCCGCCTATCTGGCCTTCATCGGGCTCTGGACCCTCGTCGTCTACGCCCCGGTCGCCCACTGGGTCTGGGGCGGCGGCTGGCTCGGCACCCTCGGCGCGCTCGACTTCGCGGGCGGGACGGTCGTCCACGTGAACGCGGGGGTCGCGGCGCTCGTCGCGGCGCTCCTGCTCGGCCCGCGCAAGGACTACGGGCGCCTCGCGGTGCTCCCCCACAACGTGCCGCTCGTGCTGCTCGGCGCGGGCCTGCTGTGGTTCGGTTGGCTCGGCTTCAACGGCGGCTCCGCCCTCGCGGCGAACGAAGGAGCGGTGCTCGCGGCGGTGAACACCGTGCTGGCGCCGATGGCGACGGTCCTCGTGTGGATGATCCTGGACCAGATCCGGACCAAGCACATGACCGCCGTCGGCGCGGCGACCGGGATCGTCGTCGGCCTCGTCGCGATCACTCCCGCCGCGGGATTCGTGAGCCCTCAGGCGGCGTTGCTCCTCGGCGCCGTCGCCGCCCTTCCGAGCTACTACGGGATCCAGTACCGGGCCCGGACACGCCTCGACGACTCGCTCGACGTCACCCCGGCGCACGGCCTGGGCGGCCTCGTCGGGGCCCTCCTGACCGGCGTCTTCGCGACGAAGGCCTGGACCGGCTCCGAGGGGATCTTCTCCGGGAGCCTGAAACAGGTCGGGATCCAGGCCGCCGGCGTGCTCGCGACGA